A genome region from Yoonia vestfoldensis includes the following:
- a CDS encoding aromatic amino acid transaminase: protein MLHNLHPQPADKILMLMAEYRADPRSDKIDLGVGVYKDATGNTPVMRAVKEAERRILADQTTKAYTGLAGDPAFGTAIRDLVLGDSVAADRVACVATPGGTGAIRQALELIRMATPEATIWLSNPTWPNHPSIIKYLGMKMAEYRYFDNATRGVDFDGLMADLDALKAGDVVLLHGCCHNPTGANLTSDQMAQVIALMQDRGAVPFVDIAYQGFGDGLEADAQITRQIAAAFDNCLIAASCSKNFGIYRERTGALMAIAKDADQQALAQQNLAFLNRQNYSFPPDHGARVVTTILTDPALRAEWEAELEETRLSMLGLRQQLADELKRLTNSDRFDFLAHHRGMFSRLGATPEQVAAMRADNGIYMVGDSRFNVAGLNAQSVPVLAQAIVTAGI, encoded by the coding sequence ATGCTGCACAACCTGCACCCGCAACCCGCCGACAAGATCCTGATGCTGATGGCCGAATACCGCGCCGATCCGCGCAGCGACAAGATCGACCTTGGCGTCGGCGTCTACAAGGACGCCACCGGCAACACCCCCGTGATGCGCGCCGTCAAAGAGGCCGAGCGCCGGATCCTGGCCGACCAGACCACCAAGGCCTATACCGGGCTGGCCGGTGATCCTGCCTTTGGTACGGCAATCCGCGATCTGGTGCTGGGCGACAGTGTCGCGGCTGACCGCGTGGCCTGTGTGGCGACACCGGGTGGGACGGGGGCGATCCGGCAGGCGCTGGAACTGATCCGCATGGCCACACCCGAGGCCACGATATGGCTGTCGAACCCGACTTGGCCGAACCATCCGTCGATCATCAAATATCTTGGCATGAAAATGGCCGAATACCGCTATTTCGACAATGCGACGCGCGGCGTGGATTTTGACGGGCTGATGGCCGATCTGGATGCGCTGAAGGCAGGCGATGTCGTGCTGCTGCACGGCTGCTGCCATAACCCCACCGGCGCGAACCTGACATCTGACCAGATGGCGCAGGTCATTGCCTTGATGCAGGACCGTGGCGCCGTGCCATTTGTCGATATCGCCTATCAGGGCTTTGGCGACGGGCTGGAGGCTGACGCCCAGATCACCCGCCAGATCGCGGCCGCATTCGACAATTGCCTGATTGCCGCCAGCTGTTCCAAGAACTTCGGCATCTACCGCGAACGCACCGGCGCGCTGATGGCCATTGCCAAGGATGCAGATCAGCAGGCGCTGGCGCAGCAGAACCTGGCCTTTCTGAACCGGCAGAACTATTCCTTTCCGCCCGATCATGGCGCGCGGGTGGTGACCACGATCCTGACCGACCCCGCCCTGCGCGCGGAATGGGAGGCGGAGCTGGAAGAAACCCGCCTGTCCATGCTGGGGCTACGCCAACAGCTGGCCGATGAATTGAAACGCCTGACCAATAGCGACCGGTTTGATTTCCTGGCCCATCATCGCGGCATGTTCAGCCGCCTCGGCGCAACACCTGAACAGGTCGCAGCGATGCGCGCGGACAACGGGATCTATATGGTGGGCGACAGCCGGTTCAACGTGGCAGGGCTGAACGCGCAAAGCGTTCCCGTGCTGGCGCAGGCGATTGTCACCGCAGGCATCTAA
- a CDS encoding L-malyl-CoA/beta-methylmalyl-CoA lyase: MSFRLQPAPPARPNRCQLFGPGSNTKLFAKMAASAADVINLDLEDSVAPSDKDSARANVIEAINTVDWGNKTLSVRINGLDTPYWYRDVVDLLEQAGDRLDQIMIPKVGCAADVYAVDALVTAIERAKGRARPISFEVIIESAAGIAHVAEIAASSPRMAAMSLGAADFAASMGMQTTGIGGTQDNYYMLHGDTRHYADPWHWAQTAIVAACRTHGVLPVDGPFGDFSDDEGYRAQARRSATLGMVGKWAIHPKQIALANEVFTPSDAAVAEAREILAAMEQAKARGEGATVYKGRLVDIASIKQAEVIVRQSQMISGA; this comes from the coding sequence ATGTCATTCCGCCTGCAGCCTGCACCGCCTGCCCGTCCGAACCGTTGCCAATTATTTGGCCCCGGATCGAATACCAAGCTGTTTGCCAAGATGGCGGCCTCGGCGGCAGATGTGATCAACCTTGATCTGGAAGACAGCGTCGCGCCATCGGACAAGGACAGCGCGCGCGCCAATGTGATCGAGGCGATCAATACTGTGGATTGGGGCAACAAGACGCTGTCTGTCCGGATCAACGGGCTGGACACGCCCTATTGGTATCGCGACGTTGTCGATCTGCTGGAACAGGCGGGCGACAGGCTCGACCAGATCATGATCCCCAAGGTCGGCTGCGCCGCAGATGTCTATGCCGTGGATGCGCTCGTCACCGCGATTGAACGGGCCAAGGGCCGCGCGCGGCCCATCAGTTTCGAGGTCATCATCGAATCGGCCGCCGGTATCGCCCATGTCGCGGAAATCGCCGCCAGCTCGCCGCGCATGGCCGCCATGTCGCTGGGGGCGGCGGATTTCGCGGCTTCGATGGGGATGCAGACAACCGGTATCGGCGGAACGCAGGACAATTATTACATGCTGCATGGTGACACGCGCCATTATGCCGATCCATGGCATTGGGCGCAGACCGCGATTGTCGCCGCTTGCCGGACCCATGGCGTGCTGCCCGTCGATGGCCCCTTTGGCGATTTCAGCGATGACGAAGGCTACCGCGCACAGGCGCGCCGGTCCGCGACGCTGGGCATGGTCGGCAAATGGGCGATCCACCCCAAGCAGATCGCCCTTGCCAATGAGGTCTTCACCCCATCCGACGCCGCTGTTGCCGAGGCGCGCGAGATTCTGGCGGCGATGGAACAGGCCAAGGCCCGCGGCGAAGGCGCGACCGTCTACAAAGGCCGCCTTGTCGATATCGCCTCGATCAAGCAGGCCGAGGTGATCGTGCGCCAATCGCAGATGATCAGCGGCGCGTAA
- a CDS encoding acetyl-CoA carboxylase carboxyltransferase subunit alpha: MTLYLDFEKPLAEIEGKAEELRAMARDNPEMDVAKEAAALDKKAGELLTSLYANLSPWRKCQVARHPERPHCIDYIEALFAEFTPLAGDRNFADDHSVMGGIARFNDIPVMVIGHEKGNDTKSRIARNFGMARPEGYRKAIRLMDLADRFGLPVITLVDTPGAYPGKGAEERGQSEAIARSTEKCLALKVPLISVIIGEGGSGGAVAFASANRVAMLDHSVYSVISPEGCASILWKDSEKMREAAEALRLTAKDLKELGICDRIIAEPKGGAHRDPASAITAVGQALDAMLAELTGKSGDKLRKDRRDKYLNLGSKGLAA; encoded by the coding sequence ATGACTCTCTATCTCGACTTTGAAAAACCGCTCGCCGAGATCGAAGGCAAGGCCGAGGAATTGCGCGCCATGGCGCGGGACAACCCGGAAATGGATGTCGCGAAAGAGGCGGCAGCGCTTGACAAGAAAGCGGGCGAATTATTGACCTCGCTTTACGCCAATCTGTCGCCCTGGCGCAAATGCCAGGTGGCCCGCCACCCCGAACGCCCGCATTGCATTGATTACATCGAGGCGCTTTTCGCCGAATTCACGCCGCTGGCCGGCGACCGGAATTTTGCCGATGACCATTCGGTGATGGGCGGCATCGCGCGGTTCAACGATATCCCCGTGATGGTCATCGGCCATGAAAAGGGCAATGATACCAAGTCGCGCATCGCGCGCAATTTCGGCATGGCCCGCCCCGAAGGCTATCGCAAGGCGATCCGTCTGATGGATCTGGCCGACCGGTTCGGCCTGCCGGTCATCACGCTGGTGGACACCCCCGGCGCCTATCCCGGCAAAGGCGCCGAGGAACGTGGCCAATCCGAGGCAATCGCCCGGTCAACGGAAAAATGTCTGGCGCTGAAGGTGCCATTGATCAGCGTCATCATCGGTGAAGGCGGATCAGGCGGGGCTGTCGCCTTTGCCTCGGCCAACCGGGTCGCCATGCTGGATCATTCCGTCTATTCGGTGATCAGCCCCGAAGGCTGCGCCTCGATCCTGTGGAAGGATTCCGAAAAAATGCGCGAGGCCGCCGAGGCCCTGCGCCTGACAGCCAAAGATCTGAAAGAACTGGGCATCTGCGACCGTATCATCGCGGAACCCAAAGGCGGGGCGCACCGCGACCCCGCATCTGCCATCACGGCCGTGGGGCAGGCGCTCGACGCGATGCTGGCCGAATTGACCGGCAAATCCGGCGACAAGCTGCGCAAGGACCGCCGCGACAAATACCTCAACCTGGGCAGCAAGGGGCTGGCGGCCTAA
- a CDS encoding lysophospholipid acyltransferase family protein, whose amino-acid sequence MSYAIQWLRSLLFNAQMYLAMLVIGILYLPAAIWSREGAIAACHAYCRWVRWTAGWMIGLQVEIRGTPPTDEVMVAPKHQSFLDVLMIYGAMPRGKFIFKAILKYAPVIGQFGLRIGCIPVDRGKRGQAIKQMVADVQAGRALPGQLIIYPQGTRIAPGVKAPYKIGTGALYRELGQPVVPVATNVGVFWPKRGIYRHPGVAVFEFLPRIAPGLEIADFMRQLETEIETASDRLAAEAGFPLSAG is encoded by the coding sequence ATGAGCTACGCAATCCAATGGCTGCGGTCATTGCTGTTCAATGCGCAGATGTATCTGGCCATGCTGGTCATCGGCATCCTGTATCTGCCGGCCGCGATCTGGTCGCGCGAAGGGGCCATTGCCGCCTGCCATGCCTATTGCCGCTGGGTGCGCTGGACAGCGGGCTGGATGATCGGGTTACAGGTCGAAATCCGCGGCACCCCTCCGACGGATGAGGTGATGGTCGCCCCCAAACATCAATCGTTCCTTGATGTGCTGATGATCTATGGCGCGATGCCGCGCGGCAAATTCATCTTCAAGGCGATCCTCAAATATGCCCCCGTGATCGGCCAGTTCGGCCTGCGGATCGGCTGTATCCCTGTGGATCGGGGCAAGCGCGGGCAGGCGATCAAGCAGATGGTCGCCGATGTGCAGGCGGGGCGCGCGCTGCCCGGCCAATTGATCATCTATCCGCAAGGCACCCGCATCGCACCCGGCGTCAAGGCGCCTTATAAGATCGGGACCGGCGCGCTTTACCGTGAATTGGGTCAGCCGGTCGTGCCCGTCGCCACGAATGTGGGCGTGTTCTGGCCCAAGCGCGGCATCTATCGTCATCCAGGTGTCGCGGTATTCGAATTTCTGCCCCGGATCGCGCCGGGGCTAGAGATTGCGGATTTCATGCGCCAGTTGGAAACCGAGATCGAAACAGCCTCTGACAGGCTGGCCGCCGAGGCGGGGTTTCCGCTGAGCGCTGGTTAG
- a CDS encoding cell division protein FtsX codes for MKPVIAFIKGDPLADRAVPATGMSARLTVFVAAAMAFLAVFVLALSLTAGRLASSWADDLAQTATLRLPADLEQTNAALRAAVTVLQTTTGVASARVLEADEQRALLAPWFGPDIPVESLPVPQLIEILPDETGYDAAGLRARLQAEVPGAVLDDHGAWREPLQAAAQRLRLVGWSVLALIGTVMAAMITLAAHASLAANAQIIRVLRLVGARDGYIARAFVRRFTLRAGLGAIIGTALALLVLQGMPEADVVGGTGADFGFVGLDWIWPLAIPVLSAIVAFAATRAAAARRLKEQT; via the coding sequence GTGAAGCCTGTCATCGCCTTCATCAAGGGTGACCCGCTTGCCGACCGCGCGGTGCCAGCAACCGGCATGTCCGCGCGGCTGACGGTCTTTGTCGCCGCCGCGATGGCGTTTCTGGCGGTCTTTGTGCTGGCGCTGTCGCTGACCGCCGGACGGCTGGCCAGCAGCTGGGCCGATGATCTGGCGCAGACTGCGACATTGCGGCTGCCCGCTGATCTGGAGCAGACAAACGCCGCGTTGCGCGCCGCTGTCACCGTTTTGCAAACGACGACCGGCGTGGCCTCGGCCCGCGTGCTGGAGGCGGATGAACAGCGCGCCTTGCTGGCCCCGTGGTTCGGGCCGGATATCCCGGTGGAATCGCTGCCAGTGCCGCAATTGATTGAAATCCTGCCCGATGAGACCGGCTATGACGCGGCAGGCCTGCGCGCCCGCCTGCAGGCCGAGGTGCCCGGCGCCGTGCTGGACGATCACGGCGCCTGGCGTGAACCTTTGCAGGCGGCCGCCCAGCGGCTGCGTCTGGTGGGCTGGAGCGTGCTGGCGCTGATCGGCACGGTAATGGCCGCGATGATCACGCTGGCGGCCCATGCCTCGCTGGCGGCCAATGCGCAGATCATCCGTGTGCTGCGGTTGGTCGGGGCGCGCGACGGCTATATCGCGCGGGCCTTTGTGCGCCGCTTCACCTTGCGGGCCGGGCTGGGGGCAATCATCGGGACGGCGCTTGCCTTGCTGGTCTTGCAGGGCATGCCCGAGGCGGATGTCGTCGGCGGCACGGGGGCGGATTTCGGGTTTGTCGGGCTGGACTGGATTTGGCCGCTGGCGATTCCGGTTCTGTCGGCTATCGTGGCCTTTGCCGCGACCCGTGCGGCCGCGGCGCGCCGGTTGAAGGAACAGACATGA
- a CDS encoding cell division ATP-binding protein FtsE, which yields MIELDNVSYGYGRTALFSGLSLKLAPGSFHFLTGASGAGKTTLLRLCYADLRANSGKVRLFGQDAATLNRDEVAIVRRRIGVVHQDCQFLDHLSIAENIALPLTVADRIAEARDNLTELLAWVSLGPQAGQRPPELSGGERQRAALARAVIMSPDVVIADEPTGNIDWDMSQRLLALLIELNRMGKTILIATHDLAMIRSVKADVNARVLRLTGGQLIQAGADL from the coding sequence GTGATAGAACTTGACAACGTATCGTATGGATATGGAAGAACGGCGCTGTTTTCAGGGCTTTCGCTGAAACTTGCGCCGGGGTCATTCCACTTTTTGACAGGCGCGTCAGGGGCGGGGAAAACCACCTTGTTGCGCCTGTGCTATGCCGATCTGCGCGCCAACAGCGGCAAGGTCCGGCTGTTTGGGCAGGATGCCGCCACCCTGAACCGGGACGAGGTGGCGATTGTCCGCCGCCGGATCGGGGTGGTGCATCAGGATTGCCAATTCCTTGATCACCTGTCGATCGCGGAAAATATCGCGCTGCCCCTGACCGTCGCCGACCGGATCGCCGAGGCGCGCGACAACCTGACCGAATTGCTGGCCTGGGTCAGCCTTGGGCCGCAGGCGGGACAGCGCCCGCCGGAATTATCGGGCGGCGAAAGGCAGCGCGCGGCGCTGGCCCGCGCCGTCATCATGTCGCCCGATGTGGTGATCGCGGATGAACCCACCGGCAATATCGACTGGGACATGTCCCAGCGCCTGCTGGCCCTGCTGATCGAGCTGAACCGGATGGGCAAGACGATCCTGATCGCGACGCATGACCTGGCGATGATCCGGTCGGTCAAGGCGGATGTGAATGCGCGCGTGCTGCGGCTGACCGGTGGCCAGCTGATCCAGGCGGGGGCAGATTTGTGA
- a CDS encoding zinc-ribbon domain-containing protein: MRLICPSCGAQYDVPDDAIPEAGRDVQCSNCNHTWFQLHTPAAPIAEPAAPQPARKPLDPAVSDILRQEAAREQQLRTSASTAPRQTQDDTTPKPAVDAAQTRRRIAGLTEAEAAAEADVRVAPAPKPVRAVRVTPPPARPEQPRVMPARSAEATDADASVDSAADDSADDMPSMNDINTSLRTRAQAPESALTPAEEAEIITRRGFRRGFVFVLLIFAVLLGPYILADQIVATFPQSADAMANYSATLDAMRLSLNQRAGDLGDWIAEITAGASNSPPDQN; this comes from the coding sequence ATGCGTTTGATTTGTCCCAGCTGCGGCGCGCAATATGACGTGCCCGATGACGCGATCCCCGAGGCGGGGCGGGACGTGCAATGTTCGAATTGCAATCACACCTGGTTCCAGCTTCATACGCCAGCCGCCCCCATAGCCGAGCCCGCAGCCCCGCAGCCCGCACGCAAACCGCTTGATCCTGCGGTCAGCGATATCCTGCGCCAAGAAGCCGCCCGCGAACAGCAATTGCGGACATCCGCCAGCACTGCGCCGCGCCAGACACAAGACGACACCACGCCCAAACCCGCCGTTGATGCCGCGCAAACCCGCCGCCGGATCGCCGGGCTGACCGAGGCCGAAGCAGCGGCCGAGGCCGATGTCCGCGTCGCGCCTGCCCCCAAACCTGTCAGGGCCGTCCGCGTGACACCGCCCCCCGCGCGCCCCGAACAGCCCCGCGTCATGCCCGCCAGATCAGCCGAAGCCACCGATGCCGATGCCAGTGTTGATTCCGCTGCCGATGACAGCGCGGATGACATGCCCAGCATGAATGACATCAACACCAGCCTGCGCACACGCGCCCAAGCGCCAGAGTCTGCGCTGACCCCCGCTGAAGAGGCCGAGATCATCACGCGGCGCGGCTTTCGGCGGGGCTTTGTCTTTGTGCTGCTGATCTTCGCTGTGCTGCTGGGGCCTTATATCCTGGCCGATCAGATCGTCGCCACCTTCCCCCAAAGCGCGGATGCCATGGCAAACTATAGCGCCACGCTGGATGCAATGCGCCTGTCGCTGAACCAGAGGGCCGGAGATTTGGGTGACTGGATCGCAGAGATCACCGCAGGCGCAAGCAACAGCCCGCCAGATCAGAACTGA
- a CDS encoding TIGR02302 family protein — MRHLRLPVRLTRIGMAAENLVRCFWPVWTIGFLCLAPLMMGWQDLLPLAVVWVFAVIAGLALLAALVWGLRHFQMPTTTAALARVDAAMPGRPIAAVADVQAIGASDPASIAVWQAHVARMAARTQSARAVEPDLRIADRDPYGLRFIAVLFFVTALLFGSFLRVASVGDIVTGSSAAVASGPVWEGWIEPPAYTGRPSIYLNDIPAGPLQVPAGSRLTLRVYGDTGGIALIEDVSGGDAVTTRLGDGQQQFEILYSGTLVLDGENGRRWRVTAVADAPPVVALTDPITADAMGEMSQPFRASDDYGIESGTATITLDLAAVDRVFGLATEPDPIDPLVLDLPMPFTGDRSEFDAFLVENLSEHPLANLPVTLQLAVTDATGQTATTAPEPLILPGRRFFQPFARAVIEQRRDLMWSRDNSRRVRQILRAISHRPDDIFTSEAMYLRLRTIIRQIDTNIGAGMDAEAQAEIVTALWDLAIQLEDGRLADARERLRRAQERLAEAMRNGASDAEIAELMQELREATDDYMRMLAEQAEPGDGTDQPDSSENSMEMSMSDLQAMMDRIEELMQQGRMAEAQALMEELNRLMENMRVAQGEGGGDGPSTPGQRSMQDLAETLRNQQDLSDEAFRELQDNFDQGQQGQQPGQPQGQQGQAGPQDGQQDQGDAQGQDGQGTGADDQRSLDQRQQALRQELQRQRDGLPNLPGAAGEAARDSLDQAEGAMEGAEQALRGGDLAEAIDRQAEALDALRNGMRALGQAMAEGQPGAAGQQGEQGEAAGRATPGQRDPLGRDTGNTGQMGSDQNLLGGLDINRRAAELLDEIRRRSAEQDRPALERDYLRRLLGQF, encoded by the coding sequence ATGCGCCACCTGCGCCTGCCGGTCCGCCTGACACGGATCGGGATGGCGGCTGAAAATCTGGTGCGCTGTTTCTGGCCGGTCTGGACCATCGGTTTTCTGTGTCTGGCGCCGTTGATGATGGGCTGGCAGGATCTTCTGCCGCTGGCGGTGGTCTGGGTCTTTGCGGTGATTGCTGGTCTGGCCTTGCTGGCCGCGCTGGTCTGGGGCCTGCGCCATTTTCAGATGCCCACAACGACCGCGGCGCTGGCCCGCGTCGATGCCGCCATGCCGGGCCGTCCGATTGCCGCTGTCGCGGATGTGCAGGCGATCGGGGCCTCTGATCCGGCCTCTATCGCGGTCTGGCAGGCGCATGTGGCGCGCATGGCCGCACGCACGCAATCGGCCCGCGCTGTCGAACCCGATCTGCGCATCGCGGACCGTGACCCCTACGGCCTGCGCTTCATCGCGGTTCTGTTTTTTGTGACGGCGCTGTTGTTCGGGTCGTTCCTGCGCGTGGCCTCGGTCGGTGACATCGTGACGGGGTCGTCTGCGGCAGTGGCCAGCGGTCCTGTCTGGGAAGGCTGGATCGAGCCGCCCGCCTATACGGGCCGCCCCTCGATTTATCTCAACGATATCCCCGCAGGGCCGCTGCAGGTGCCTGCGGGCAGCAGGCTCACGCTGCGGGTCTATGGTGACACTGGCGGGATCGCGTTGATCGAGGATGTCTCGGGCGGCGACGCGGTGACGACCCGGCTTGGCGATGGCCAGCAGCAATTCGAGATCCTCTATTCCGGCACGCTGGTGCTGGACGGCGAAAACGGGCGGCGCTGGCGGGTGACTGCTGTCGCTGATGCGCCACCTGTCGTGGCCTTGACCGATCCGATCACCGCTGACGCGATGGGCGAGATGTCACAGCCTTTCCGCGCAAGTGATGATTACGGCATCGAAAGCGGCACCGCGACGATCACGCTTGATCTGGCCGCGGTAGACCGGGTTTTCGGTCTGGCCACAGAACCTGATCCGATTGACCCGCTTGTGCTGGATCTGCCGATGCCCTTCACGGGGGATAGGTCGGAATTTGATGCTTTCCTCGTCGAAAACCTCAGCGAGCATCCTTTGGCCAACCTGCCTGTCACGCTGCAACTGGCGGTGACCGATGCGACGGGCCAGACCGCGACAACCGCGCCAGAGCCGTTGATCCTGCCGGGGCGGCGGTTCTTTCAGCCCTTTGCCCGCGCGGTGATCGAACAGCGCCGCGACCTGATGTGGTCACGCGACAACAGCCGCCGCGTGCGGCAGATCCTGCGCGCGATCTCGCACCGGCCCGATGATATCTTTACCTCAGAGGCGATGTATCTGCGCCTGCGCACGATCATCCGGCAGATTGATACCAATATCGGGGCCGGCATGGATGCGGAGGCACAGGCCGAGATCGTGACCGCGCTTTGGGATCTTGCGATCCAGCTGGAGGATGGCCGCCTGGCCGATGCCCGCGAACGTCTGCGCCGCGCGCAGGAACGGCTGGCCGAGGCGATGCGCAACGGCGCCTCTGATGCTGAAATCGCGGAATTGATGCAGGAATTGCGCGAAGCGACGGATGATTACATGCGCATGCTGGCCGAACAGGCCGAACCGGGCGATGGCACCGATCAGCCCGACAGCAGCGAAAACAGCATGGAAATGTCGATGAGCGATCTACAGGCCATGATGGACCGGATCGAGGAATTGATGCAGCAAGGCCGGATGGCCGAGGCACAGGCGCTGATGGAAGAGCTGAACCGCCTGATGGAAAACATGCGCGTCGCGCAGGGCGAGGGTGGCGGCGACGGCCCATCCACGCCCGGCCAGCGATCAATGCAGGATCTGGCCGAAACGCTGCGCAACCAGCAGGACCTGTCTGACGAAGCATTCCGCGAGCTGCAGGACAACTTTGATCAGGGTCAGCAAGGCCAGCAGCCGGGACAGCCACAAGGCCAGCAGGGCCAAGCTGGTCCGCAGGACGGCCAGCAAGATCAGGGCGATGCGCAGGGTCAGGACGGGCAAGGCACCGGAGCCGACGACCAGCGCAGCCTTGATCAGCGCCAGCAGGCCTTGCGGCAGGAATTGCAGCGCCAGCGCGACGGCTTGCCCAACCTGCCCGGCGCGGCGGGCGAGGCGGCGCGCGACTCTCTTGATCAGGCCGAAGGGGCGATGGAAGGTGCGGAACAGGCCTTGCGCGGCGGCGATCTGGCCGAAGCGATCGACCGGCAGGCCGAGGCGCTGGATGCCCTGCGCAACGGGATGCGCGCCTTGGGGCAAGCCATGGCCGAAGGCCAGCCCGGCGCAGCGGGCCAGCAAGGCGAACAGGGCGAGGCGGCAGGGCGTGCGACGCCCGGTCAGCGCGATCCGCTGGGCCGCGACACCGGCAATACCGGCCAGATGGGCAGCGATCAGAACTTGTTGGGTGGTCTCGATATCAACCGCCGCGCGGCAGAATTGCTTGACGAAATCCGCCGCCGGTCCGCCGAACAGGACCGCCCCGCGCTGGAACGCGATTACCTGCGGCGGTTGCTGGGTCAGTTCTGA
- the lysA gene encoding diaminopimelate decarboxylase: protein MDHFLYRNGALYAEDVAVADIAAAVGTPFYVYSTATLTRHFQLFDEALGFADHLVCFAMKSLSNIAVLRVLAQAGAGMDVVSGGEYLRAKAAGVPGDRIVFSGVGKTADEMRMALQGGIRQFNVESEPEMVMLDAVARSLGKLAPITLRINPDVDAKTHAKIATGKSENKFGIPISRAREVYALAATLKGLKVVGIDVHIGSQLTDLAPFEAAYAKVAELTEALRADGHEITRLDLGGGLGIPYARSNAAPPLPSDYGAMIERTLGHLGCEIEIEPGRLISGNAGLMVSQVIYVKSGEDRDFLILDGAMNDLIRPAMYDAWHDIIPVVEPAAGTAPVPYDIVGPVCESGDTFAKGREIPPMHPGDLVAFRSAGAYGAVMASEYNSRPLIPEVLVHGDQFAVIRKRPSYEEMIARDSLPEWLD, encoded by the coding sequence TTGGATCATTTTCTTTATCGCAACGGCGCGCTTTACGCCGAGGATGTCGCTGTCGCGGATATTGCCGCCGCCGTGGGCACGCCGTTCTATGTCTATTCCACCGCGACCCTGACGCGGCATTTCCAGCTGTTTGACGAGGCTTTGGGCTTTGCCGATCATCTGGTCTGTTTCGCGATGAAATCCTTGTCCAACATCGCCGTTTTGCGGGTGCTGGCACAGGCAGGCGCGGGGATGGATGTGGTATCGGGCGGCGAATATCTGCGCGCCAAGGCCGCAGGTGTGCCGGGCGACAGAATCGTGTTTTCCGGCGTGGGCAAGACGGCGGATGAAATGCGCATGGCCCTGCAAGGCGGCATCCGCCAGTTCAACGTCGAAAGCGAACCCGAGATGGTGATGCTGGACGCGGTGGCGCGGTCGCTGGGCAAGCTGGCCCCGATCACCCTGCGCATCAACCCCGATGTCGATGCCAAGACCCATGCGAAAATCGCCACCGGCAAGTCGGAAAACAAATTCGGCATCCCGATTTCGCGCGCGCGCGAGGTTTACGCGCTGGCCGCCACCCTGAAGGGCCTGAAAGTTGTCGGCATCGACGTGCATATCGGGTCACAACTGACAGACCTCGCCCCGTTCGAGGCCGCCTATGCCAAGGTCGCCGAATTGACCGAAGCTTTGCGTGCGGATGGTCACGAAATCACCCGTCTTGACCTGGGCGGCGGGCTGGGCATCCCCTATGCGCGCTCGAACGCGGCACCGCCGCTGCCGTCGGACTACGGCGCGATGATCGAACGCACATTGGGCCATCTGGGCTGCGAGATCGAGATTGAACCTGGCCGGCTGATTTCGGGCAATGCCGGGCTGATGGTGTCGCAGGTGATCTATGTCAAATCCGGCGAAGACCGCGATTTCCTGATCCTTGACGGGGCGATGAACGATCTGATCCGCCCGGCGATGTATGACGCATGGCATGATATCATTCCCGTGGTGGAACCCGCCGCCGGCACAGCGCCTGTGCCTTACGATATCGTTGGTCCGGTCTGCGAAAGTGGCGACACCTTTGCCAAGGGCCGCGAGATCCCGCCGATGCATCCGGGCGATCTTGTCGCATTCCGCTCGGCGGGGGCTTATGGTGCGGTCATGGCCTCGGAATATAATTCGCGCCCGCTGATCCCCGAAGTGCTGGTCCATGGCGATCAATTTGCAGTTATCCGCAAGCGCCCTAGCTATGAAGAGATGATCGCACGCGATAGCCTGCCAGAATGGCTGGACTGA
- a CDS encoding DUF2834 domain-containing protein has protein sequence MRYIWLALAVWGAIHPMYYFVGWFNAHTWDIMAMVDAWHANAATSGLVWDLTIAAVTLTIWAIYEAFSRKNYLSLLAVPATFMIGVSCGLPLYLYLRSRPGFAR, from the coding sequence ATGCGCTATATCTGGCTGGCATTGGCGGTCTGGGGCGCGATCCATCCGATGTATTACTTTGTCGGCTGGTTCAATGCGCATACATGGGACATCATGGCGATGGTGGATGCATGGCATGCCAATGCCGCGACCAGCGGTCTGGTCTGGGACCTGACCATCGCCGCGGTGACGCTGACGATCTGGGCGATCTATGAAGCGTTTTCGCGCAAGAATTACCTGAGCCTGCTGGCGGTGCCTGCGACATTCATGATCGGTGTCAGCTGTGGCCTGCCGCTTTATCTATATCTGCGCAGCCGCCCCGGCTTTGCCCGTTAG